The DNA window ATGGTACTGATTCAAATGATGATGaaagtacataattattaagattGTTTTCTAAATACTTCAAAGCGATGCGTTATAATATCAATCTGACGGCCTTATCACACAACTAAGGGATCACCAatcaaacatattattaaatccgAGACCTGTCAAGTTTCCATAGTTGCAAAGCTTTTAGAGCTTAAAGCGCACAGTATTAAGGATTATTGCAATGTTCCAGCTGCCCCGCCCACACACCAATACCACCGCCTCCCCCGCCACCACCACTCACCATACCACCGCACAGGTAACGTAACTCATCTTCCATTATCATTATATCATGTGGATTAAATCTTTGAGTAATCTGCATAAAGAacaggttaggttaggttagttatagtttatgtatgaaatgttggttgtcatgttttgttttgtttgtatcacATAGTTATCTaagtgaaacctattgtggatatatccactgtgtttattttatgttttatttttaactttattgtgattgtaaagatgtatctgttttgtttccaaataaataaataaactgataAGATAGACAGTCTAATAgtctttttgttttacttgaaTGTAGACAGTTTTCAGTAAAAATTCAAAGACATGTCTGCATGTCTCCTGTCTCCTTAGTGGTGGCACACGACATAATTCAGTCGCACTATCAGAAGTAGAACATATACGTAGTGTCGAATGTTGTCTATATATAGTTTCTTTCACTTTTACAAGTATATCTTTGAATTCTATAcaagtacaaaaaaatattccattagGTGATTTTTcgatgtatataaatttgacatttgaaCATAACCAGCTATTCTAGAAACATTATTTCGCTTCAAGCTTCAAGCTTACATAGTAGCTAGTCAGGCTgtgtagaaatatataaataatatataaatttgtatatcgAAATCTTCAAttcgaatataaataaatcatcttATATGATGTCTTTGTAAGTACAAATTTGTTGTTAAAGTGATACTTTTCATGCTTCATCTgtcataaaaccttttttagtAACCACTCAGCCACTATGAACTTCCAACTAaactcatattttataaacactaTAATAGAAACAATGTtaagaaattctatttttcagtattgcgatattttattattacaggaCAAAACATGTATCCTTCGCTCGCTCGCACACCCTGACTACCTTCGACGACTCAGTGATGCCCGCAGCCGTTGGCGGAAACCGCTACCGGAACTGTGAGAGGCTGATCGATGGACGTGTTGTTAGGGTTCGTaaacaaactataaataatttttcatggGACATTTAGTGGTATtagtattgtttattatagcTTCTTATCATCTAGACAGAAATAAGGAGCTTTTATCAGCATcttgttgtataaataaaaataaatgtattaacatCATTCAAATTGGATAGGCGTAATAAAACAAGTATGTaagtaaatcaatattttactgattacatataaaataataaaaacctaatagAAGTATTTATGTTTgctaaattttacataaataaaattatccgttttaatattattatgatctTATTAAGAGCACAGACTAATTTAGAAGAAACTATACGCTGATGATGGCTTAATTTTGATGTGTCATTATTGCTCATTTATCGTTCAGACCGAGATATTATGTTCTCTACGTAGTACTACTAAGTACGCAATTACCTAAACGTCATATCAGAACTACTatattacacatatatatatatatatatatatatatatatatatatttatgctaTATTACAATTAGCTTATTTGAAGTGTAtaacacaaattttataataagtacttataaaatgtaaaattacagaaatgtttaaaattacagcCTGATAACAAAGCATACGCGACGCTGCCAGTAATGTTCCAGCCATTCGCTCCCTACCCGCAATTTGTTGCGCCTGCTCCGGTACATTACCCTCCGATTGCACCAATGTCTGCCCCCATTCCTGCCACTTCACTGCCGAGACCGACACAGACTGAACCCGCCAAAGTACTAGTCTTAGGTAAGTGTAATCGTTTTAACCAAGGTTcacaaaatttattagaattttttttatcacttaTACCTGCCTGCTTTCAGACACATTAAAGAAAGGCGTTATGAGAACACAAGCAACACAAACTGAAGCAAGTTTGGGaaagaaaacaacaaattatttgtctcTTAGTCCAAGAACAATTAAGAGGGTACGTATTATACTGTCTatgaacaaaattattatattactaaaaaaatgtttttttaagtaacgCTCAAGATAAACTGGATTTTGCAAAATCAAAATCCTATTCCAATTCAAATGAGAATTCGTAGTTGTTGTTAGCTTagattttttcatacaaaacagGACCAGTAGTAAAACGGCACTTAAACATAAGTTATCTGATGATATTGGAAATAAATCCCAGccaaaaagttaattaatttacagttttaaTGTATAGGGTAAAGtgtctttaaaaattttaagaagACAAGTCTGTAATTTgtgataactttttaaaatcattattaatacgTTTCAGGTAAAAATGGTAGCCGCTGGCGTACAAACAAATGGTATCACAGTAGGTACTCGAAGATTGACAAAATCATTTTCTGAGGTTGGAGGTGATCGACTGACTGGCGCTCACGATGAAGTTGCTGCTGCTATTgaaaggtatatttttcttctttaaaaGCCTGCTTGCATAGGCTTAATCGTTATGCGTACTCTGCggtcaaaatatttatcatattatacgatatatacatagttattcaattaaaaaaaaggcttTAAGACTTATTTCATGGCAACAAAAAATGTATCGTATTTGTCCGTAAAAAGAATATGAATagaatttagttttaagaataataacacGTACCACTAAACAAGTACTTACCTAAATTTGTGTTCAGGCTAAGGTTATTGAGTGTAAGGAATCGTATTTTTAACGATCAAGTCTGACAtacctacatttttttatttttagtatcatttactatttaaatatttcagtattatCGCGGGTGAGCATGAAAAACTACACAGAACACAATCAGAAGAACCACCTCGTTCCCCTCATTCACCCACACCCATTTCACCATTACAAAGAGGCGACTCGGATGACGTCACATCATGCTCCATCAAATCGGTAGCTTCATCTCAAATAGACAAATCCTCAGAACTTAGTTCACTCCAAAAACAAGCCCAAGAATATTTCCAACAGAACTTCCAATTTATTCACGAAAGCGATAGAGATGACACTATTGATGATGACATTGAAAACATAGAAAAAAGTATGGCGTTAAATAGAcgtaatttagaatatttacagCAAGAGATCGCTAAACAGGCGAAAATCGATAAATCACTGAGATCGATATTATCGAAGAGCACAAGTGACGCTTCGCAAAAGACTACAAATTCTCATCCATTATCTAAGACATCGACATTTCAATCAGAACCATCCACTGAGACATCGGCAACGACTACTGACGATAGTGAGAAAAATGAAaaggaaattataattgaCTTTGAGCCAAGGCCAGATGATGAAGCTATTCCTTTCACAACACTTCGAAGGAAAAACAAGAGAATTCTCCAAAAAACTTTATCAGAAGGCGAAATTTTGCTAGATGCGTGAGTATCTTTCGTTTCTTGTACTAGAAAATAATTACGAACTAGGTTTTAACCAGATGTTTATTATTCAAGCATCGTTTGCGTAGAAGTgctatttttcataaattatggGTACAACAGTGCAGGAAGGAAggataatctataaaaattataaaattaatgtttaaaactttaacaaGTACATATaaggaaattgtattttcaggcgaaaaactgaaatttcaTCTAGTGATGGTGGAAAGAATGCACCAATAATTATGTCCACAAGTCAAGAAAATATGACTAGAGAAGATCGAGAAAGAGAAGCTACATATAAACAGTACATTGCTCAAAATTATGACGAAACACCTATTAAAGATGAAGGCATCTATCCATTTGAACCAGATGGATCCTTTAGGTACGGCtaatattcatttttgacGTCTCAATGCACATTACGCACGTCATTTTACTTGAAAtcacgaatatttttttcacggAATAGATAAAGTGTGCCGTAAGTACAAAGCCTGATTATCATAattcaaagtttttaatacgaGTGAAATTGTAGAAGTCATAGCGGCCACAGATGATACTGGTTCTAATACAAAATTCGTACAAATTTCAACCTTATTTATCTTTTCCGTGATGATTTCCAAGCTTTAAGTTCTAAAGCCGTAAAGGGATTATCGAAAATTACTTTCTACTTTTCTAAAACTTCATAGCGCAAGCTTTTATCTCTACAGACATTACCTACTATTCTCGTGTATTCACGGCTTAGAATATCGAGCATGgaataacaataaagttaCTGTTCGGCTTTAGTATAAGCATATTCATCTCTTTCgatctataaaattaatgctTGCCTAATTCACGTTTCATTCATGTAATTCTCTTCTTAGTTCTTCAGAAGGCAATGCTCCATATGAAGACtttcatgaaaaatatattagttacaAGCATGATTCATTTAGAATTCGGAGCGTTAGCTTTGAAGATAAAACAGAAAGTATTGACAGAGAGGATAATCTCCAAGTCAGGTTGGTGTTAAATGCTGGCTTTATTTGGCTTAATTAAGCTTGCTTATAGCTTggtttaacttttatatttcaaataatttaataccatCTGGAGATGAAGAGTGAGAGAATagaacactttaaaaaaataacactattaacaatttttattattaaaaggatttcattgcttttctttaaaatatatttttgaaattgatgccatattttgtcaattttaatttgtattaataagattttcgataatcatattttttaaataattttttttattaaattcagatttttctaaataatagaAGCATTCCCTCCAGATTGCATTAAATTCAAACTATATAAGGTAAAAAAGTTTGATTATTTGATTGAAACACTAAAAAATGTGGGCTTGTTTAATCAGCATTTAAAGTTTAACACGTGACATTTCAGTACAGCAAAATCGAGTCCTACTTCACCGGAAGTAGAAAAACAAGAGATAgatgaagaagaaaaagagaaaaagaTCCCGTCAGCGAATAGTTTAACTAAAATTCTCGCAccgttagaaaaaaaatcacctTCAGCATCCAATGAGTCGTTGACAGTCGATCATAGCAGGTAATATAGGTGTGgtgtaataagtatattattacacCACATAGAAATAAGGAGATGAAACAAAAACagattatttctatatttacaaCACCATTAAaccttaatattttcaattaaaagaaattcttaaatatttgcaaaagTATAATTAGTGGACATTGCTaaaatggatatttttttagtaaatactctattgattttctattaaataatttatagttacgccatttttacattgttttataatataatacaccaaaatattgttttataattatagagACCACTCTGACGGGTTATGGAATGAATCTCAAACGACTGTATTACAAATAGACTCTGGGACAGATAACGGAACAGTCATCAGGTATGTATTAAGCCAATTCCAAAGAAGTAGTATAGTAGCTTGTTGTTTACTAcattacgtaaaaaaataatacatgtgaCGTCAATTGTAGCGGATGTGTGAGGATGATGTCTCGCTCTAACACTGAATGGTCAAAAGGCCTTAATACAAGAACTATTATAAAGTCTGTGTGTAAAGAGAACTGACGCAGCATTTATGCGAACTATTGTTCTAACgcgttatttcatttttgcACATAAActcattgaattattatagTCTTTTTTAAAGACGATAACTGTGAAACTATTATGACGTGACCGTATTATCAATAACAATTGAGGTAATTTAATGCTACAGAGACCTCAAATCACACAACGGTTCTCTATTCAACTCTATAACTGAAgagtattgtaaataaataaaaataataatattttttacctttagCACTATGAGTACAGTAGCCTATGCAGACATTTGTACTAAAATGTAATGTCTTGTCTAATggaatatttcttaaaaatttaatgaatcaattttatttttaattgcagTTCGTCCGACCTTAGCTCATTGGCAGCTTCTCCTGGAGCATTGGCATTATTAACACCAACATCACGAAGAAAGCAATTGCTTTTACTGCAGCATCAACAAAGATCCTCGTTAGATACTGATGCCTTGGATGAAGAATTTGATGCTTCCCAAGTAAGATCGCCACTGTGTTGGTCTACCTAGTATTGGCACATTTCGTATAATAGGCTTAATAGGTGACGTAAGCAATAACAGGTTTGAGATGACAAGCTTATGGAAAAACATGATTAGTTAATACCAATaacatacttatttaatatcgATTTTGTTGTCcaacattatttatctatatgtGCATAGGCCGAGGCTAGAATAGGTAGGTActatttttaagataagaaGCGTTAACCTCTTACTTTTTTCAGAGTCAATCACCAACCTCTCCAAGAAATAAATTGGATACATCAGGTTCAAGCTCCATTCAACACAGACCATCTTTATCGCCTCCGGCCGTAGTGCCAAACATTCCATTGCCCATGTTGCCTATTACAAAACAACCGATATCAAAAACATCTCCAGTACAACACTCAAAAGCAAATCATACTCCTGCCATTGCAATCACTCATCCAAGCTTAGACCTCAGCGATGTCCCCTTTAAGCGTACTCCAAGTTTCATTAATAAGAAGCGAGAGAGGGCACTCAGTCCTTCTAGAAGACAGGAATTACAAAGAAAAGCCCAGCAGAAGGAACCAAACGGTACAATACCTAACTATACCGTACAGTCACCACCAGAACCCGTTTTAGCAAAAACTGGGAGTAGTGAGACTAGTCTCGCCAGAACTGACTCGGGAAAGGTTAATACAGATGTATCAGAAAGTACAACTACAGAAGACTATGTAACAGCTAACTCCGATAGCTCTAAGAGAAGCAATAGTAAAAACCAAAATAACAGTAAGTATCACTCTATCGACCAGATAAATCATGCATAGGagcataaaaaatcttaaaatataaaaatattcatatttcgtTTTGcacaacataaataacattaacagaaatatattttttttaaacattgaatATACATCGCACATATTATGCCTTCAGTATGAATGAATTACTAggaaattactttatttcgtATTTCATACTctctacatattatatttattaatattacaggtTCAGAAAACAACAATAAGGCCCAAGAGGGGTCATCATTTGAGAGCGCATCTAGTTTGTATTCGTCTACTAAAACTGATAATATAACAGAAGATTTAATTCTGCCAAGTTTTTCACCGCCCTTAGAGATAAGCGACGATTTTATAGTACCTAATTTAACTTCACCACCTTCACAATTACCAGATAGGAAATCTAAGCCTTCAGTAGAAAGAATTGAAGTCAAGGCTGAAATCAATCAATGTGTAGACtatataaggaaaaataagactgaacttattaaaattaaagaagaaCTTTCAGCGAAGACGGTATACTTttcttaattacttatagTAAATTAGTTCTTAATATTAGTtcatggtttaaaaaaaatatacaaatatgtctgAATGGAAAACCGGAGTAAAAGTTTgttctttttctttataggTTTCTTTAAAACGAGACACAGGAAGTCTGAAAAGTAGTTCAAGTGGCAGTTATAGCATAGGTGGATCAAGTTCAAACTTATTAGAAAGTGTAATTGATAAAACAATCTGTGAAAAAATGAAAGATTTACCTGAAAAACCTGAACCTGAAgtcgttaaaataaaaaaggaaaaaaacaaaGGAAAAGAACAGTTTATTCCCAAAAATATGGTAAAATTTCTTCGTActgaacatattatttaaaactgctgatatatttgaatgtatgcatattatatattttgtttacaggGATCTTTGTCAGACGATGAACGAAGTGTTCATTATTCATCGTCTGGATATTATGAAAGTCCCATAGAGGATGACGATGACGGTGGATTAAGTATGATACATTTTCTTAAGTTCGATATTTTTAACgtaagtttttatgtaaataaaaagtttttgttcCAGCTTATAAACACTCACAGAAATACAGATCAACAAGTCGTCCAAGGCTTTGGCTATCAGAGGAAAAGCGAAGAAAAAAGAAAGCTTTCACTTTAGAATTTTCAAAGTCGTACGATGATTCAATTTCTACAACTCGAGATGACTGGGGCAAGAAAGATAAAGAGACCCCCTCAATCCGGTACGAACGAAGCGCGTTAAAGTCAGCAATGTCAAAATCACCTTTAGAAGAAAAGCAAGAAACTCGCAAAAAGAAAACACATTTCGTGGAAAAGACAAAGAGTTTGCAATCATCGCCCAGGGAAACAATAGACGtcgaaaaatctttaaaagaaagaatccaaaaagaaaaagatacAGATAGAAGGCCCGTTGAAAGAGAAAGATACGTTAAAAGGACAAAGTTAAAAGCAAAGAGTCCTACACAAAGTAGAACTGTTGACATCAGTTATAGAGGAACGCAATATGAAAGAAGAGAAACAATTGGGTCTAATATGAAACtgcatttaaatattcctaCTTCTGATGATTCCAGTGAGCAGTACAAGAAAAATGGTATTTGTGGTATATTtactaaactttattttaacatgTAGATTTAGCACTGATTTTCAgggtgtaaataaaatacacacatacatatcCATGTCACTGGTATTTTTGTTAACCCAAAATGTGTATACATATACCTCTGTATGTGGCTTTAAAtccataacaattattattttaacgggAAATTAAACcagactatttatttattcatttactgGCATCTACTGGCACTATGCCAAAAAATACGGTTAATACATAGACTAACTTATGTACCTACCTTAAACtacttacaaaaattatttctactgaaaaagtaaaaataacttagATTTATCTCTGTCTTATCAAACCTGTCTGTCACAAATATATCCAGCTCTGGAGTTTGTTACCTTTTGCTGGAATAACTCTATAAGTCATTTTTACGAGAAGTTGGTGCttcaattttacttttatgtatTGCAGGCGCAAGTAATGGAAATGTATCTCCTAGAAAACACAGACGCTTACGAGATAGTCCGAGAAGGAAGACCGGATCCAATTCAACCACAAAATCACCCACTTCGAATAACAACCACTGCGGATATTCGTAAGCTTTATCATTgacttcaattaaatttactattaaatttatttttaaaatacttttgatatgttaataaaacacagattttttatCTCTACCTTCTACAGGCTAGTTATTTAGATGCCATAACTGCTGTCTTACATAAATCAGTAGCTGTACCCACAAATACACTCTAAATACACTTATATAATTCCGGTCTGTTCCATTTAGTTCAAGACCTAGAAGAAAAAGCGGATCGAACGAAAGCATATCACTTCCCGGAAGTTTGCCTAGAAGGAAACAGTCCATACCAACATTGCCTTGTATGAGTTCTTTGGAAGCGGAAGATATTGAAACTGTCCGTGCTCTTAATGATGGTTCAAGATTGACGCCGTTAAGATACGCCAAAACCCCAACATCGCCAAGACATCGTAAGCAGGAGAATGGTTTGTAGATTGTAGTACCTACTTATAAGTGTCTTTCGATTTCTTTACCCTATAGCATATGACAGCTACctacatgtttttaaaatatgtcacGCGGTTTTTCCCTATCCCCATTTCTCCGACTATATCTCTGATATAAGTTTGTGTTATATACGAATACGTCTATTAACCGTTTATTGTAACTCAACCTCAAAATGAAGTGTCCCCAATTGATACAAACGGCAATTTCAAAACGCTTTCATTTTGGAAAATTTCTGTAACCCATATCTACCAAAATACACATTTCATACAAGCTCaatcttataatttaattttaatattacaatagtaTTCAAGCAACTTTATACAGCGGCCTACGCAAACCCTTTTTTGTCAAACTGAAAATAGTTAACATAATCTGTACAATAATTGATGAAATCCAAATTTGTATTGGCAAAAATTGGAAACAGTGATAACGAAGTTTCTGTAACAGACGGAAAGTTTGCAAAGGCGGCCTCAGCAGAATCCCTCCGTTCCGTTTCACCAGGCTCGGATTCCGTCTTCTATTCGGAGCAAACTGAGCACAGCCTTGGGGCGGAAGACGAGGCGAGAGCCCACTGCCTACACTGCGGCAAAGAGGTCCACATCGTCACAGCCTCGCATGACGACAGTAGGACCTCTAAGACTTCGCATACTGATGTaagtattacatataaatattaatttttatt is part of the Pieris rapae chromosome 21, ilPieRapa1.1, whole genome shotgun sequence genome and encodes:
- the LOC110995032 gene encoding uncharacterized protein LOC110995032; translated protein: MVQTLKLLCSYNQQQVNVIRGGSGGQGVSVSTQADIAQSAKGYESEDENAGRKRPRVSDDRPTSRTTMYSKQEFREQYCINNKQLDLLELEKSKKDRFLGCLSQYHIESPCSRTNRASFLSVCVRRRVPSDENLNTDYAPIQRYPRFGQPAPPPAEVCAHDADLECSYFRRRPRSVCAQPDPKRYTWMPEDEDFTRMEWPQSVIEDNAGWPQNYSVDQIASVSRGGSLPRPPSIIPCPAHTPIPPPPPPPPLTIPPHRTKHVSFARSHTLTTFDDSVMPAAVGGNRYRNCERLIDGRVVRPDNKAYATLPVMFQPFAPYPQFVAPAPVHYPPIAPMSAPIPATSLPRPTQTEPAKVLVLDTLKKGVMRTQATQTEASLGKKTTNYLSLSPRTIKRVKMVAAGVQTNGITVGTRRLTKSFSEVGGDRLTGAHDEVAAAIESIIAGEHEKLHRTQSEEPPRSPHSPTPISPLQRGDSDDVTSCSIKSVASSQIDKSSELSSLQKQAQEYFQQNFQFIHESDRDDTIDDDIENIEKSMALNRRNLEYLQQEIAKQAKIDKSLRSILSKSTSDASQKTTNSHPLSKTSTFQSEPSTETSATTTDDSEKNEKEIIIDFEPRPDDEAIPFTTLRRKNKRILQKTLSEGEILLDARKTEISSSDGGKNAPIIMSTSQENMTREDREREATYKQYIAQNYDETPIKDEGIYPFEPDGSFSSSEGNAPYEDFHEKYISYKHDSFRIRSVSFEDKTESIDREDNLQVSTAKSSPTSPEVEKQEIDEEEKEKKIPSANSLTKILAPLEKKSPSASNESLTVDHSRDHSDGLWNESQTTVLQIDSGTDNGTVISSSDLSSLAASPGALALLTPTSRRKQLLLLQHQQRSSLDTDALDEEFDASQSQSPTSPRNKLDTSGSSSIQHRPSLSPPAVVPNIPLPMLPITKQPISKTSPVQHSKANHTPAIAITHPSLDLSDVPFKRTPSFINKKRERALSPSRRQELQRKAQQKEPNGTIPNYTVQSPPEPVLAKTGSSETSLARTDSGKVNTDVSESTTTEDYVTANSDSSKRSNSKNQNNSSENNNKAQEGSSFESASSLYSSTKTDNITEDLILPSFSPPLEISDDFIVPNLTSPPSQLPDRKSKPSVERIEVKAEINQCVDYIRKNKTELIKIKEELSAKTVSLKRDTGSLKSSSSGSYSIGGSSSNLLESVIDKTICEKMKDLPEKPEPEVVKIKKEKNKGKEQFIPKNMGSLSDDERSVHYSSSGYYESPIEDDDDGGLTYKHSQKYRSTSRPRLWLSEEKRRKKKAFTLEFSKSYDDSISTTRDDWGKKDKETPSIRYERSALKSAMSKSPLEEKQETRKKKTHFVEKTKSLQSSPRETIDVEKSLKERIQKEKDTDRRPVERERYVKRTKLKAKSPTQSRTVDISYRGTQYERRETIGSNMKLHLNIPTSDDSSEQYKKNGASNGNVSPRKHRRLRDSPRRKTGSNSTTKSPTSNNNHCGYSSRPRRKSGSNESISLPGSLPRRKQSIPTLPCMSSLEAEDIETVRALNDGSRLTPLRYAKTPTSPRHRKQENDGKFAKAASAESLRSVSPGSDSVFYSEQTEHSLGAEDEARAHCLHCGKEVHIVTASHDDSRTSKTSHTDESYADATPDIVPAPAGFADSPSCMSTKKHASGVRLYKKLDKRYRSEDKSRNYRYRQDVRAKSEERGKEEYATSEKPQDTRIARSAGNSLDKLAANASVDPDEQEDYSGSSEGAEGRTERGVYATPWWCGNWILLSETDDHWTRIPPDVTVASEGQEDPTDSESEFNKRFVALTHRLVHRRACIELNRRQSNNTFESDKTVVVRRGNEEFGFRIHGSKPVVVSAIEPDTPAESSGLEVGDIIISVNGINVLDKTHSEVVKIAHSGSEILELDVARTCEVVATLAHEGGPAALYSGYLWRAAPLRPHHPPRWTRRWFVLKRDNCLYYYKTDSSIHPVGALMLVNYQLSEEDSGKPHGFRLQRGGGTRLQLAADTAEASARWRAVLDHAIDASNQRDGWLEVTIRNMKLPPSSIPRPDCFGYLLKLGSKWKSWAKRYCVLKDACLYFYNDGNSKSAFGMACLHGYRVQTCTAGGKKYAFEVMPTEPKQRHFYFHTESEMDRKRWMAALEYSIDRWMKAG